From a single Nothobranchius furzeri strain GRZ-AD chromosome 9, NfurGRZ-RIMD1, whole genome shotgun sequence genomic region:
- the cyp2r1 gene encoding vitamin D 25-hydroxylase: MVSLKSRSLMPVSRAEALLALACLAIALLAFMLVRQLVKQRRPLGFPPGPSPIPIIGNIYSLATEPHVFLKRQSEVHGRIFSLDLGGIMTVVLNGYDCVKECLYHQSEVFADRPSLPLFKKMTKMGGLLNCKYGKGWNEHRRLACNSFRYYGSSQRLFEKRITEESMFFVDAMDKHKGKPFNPKHLVTNAVSNITNLIIFGQRFTYDDSNFQHMIEIFSENVELAVSGWALLYNAFPWIEYLPFGKHQKLFRNAAKVYDFLQEAIKTFSHGRVPHMPRHYVDAYLDELEQSAGNPNSSYSHENLIYSVGELIIAGTETTTNTLRWAMLYMALYPNIQERVHREIDSVLSNGRPPSLGDKHKMPYVEAVLHEVLRFCNIVPLGIFRATSQDAVVNGYTIPKGTMVITNLYSVHFDEKYWSDPAVFSPERFLDSSGNFVRREAFLPFSLGRRHCVGEQLARMEMFLFFTTVLQRFHLQFPPGAVPTVTPKLGMTLQPKPYSICAVRRQQKLSCAGDTPYHK; the protein is encoded by the exons ATGGTTTCACTCAAGTCTCGGTCTCTGATGCCGGTGTCCAGAGCGGAGGCTCTGCTCGCGCTGGCCTGTCTGGCCATCGCGCTCCTCGCCTTCATGCTGGTTCGCCAGCTCGTGAAGCAGAGAAGACCTCTAGGGTTTCCTCCTGGTCCATCTCCCATCCCCATCATAGGAAACATTTACTCTCTCGCCACCGAGCCGCACGTCTTCCTCAAGAGGCAAAGCGAAGTTCACGGACGG ATTTTCAGTCTGGACCTCGGAGGCATCATGACTGTGGTACTGAATGGGTACGACTGTGTCAAGGAGTGTCTCTATCATCAGAGCGAAGTGTTTGCTGATCGCCCATCATTACCTTTATTCAAGAAAATGACCAAAATGGGTG GGCTCCTTAATTGCAAATATGGGAAAGGGTGGAATGAACATCGCAGACTGGCTTGCAACTCTTTCCGATACTACGGCAGCAGCCAGAGGCTGTTCGAAAAGCGTATCACAGAGGAGTCCATGTTCTTCGTCGATGCCATGGACAAACACAAGGGTAAACCCTTCAACCCCAAACACCTCGTCACCAACGCGGTGTCGAATATAACCAACCTGATCATCTTTGGGCAGCGCTTCACCTACGATGACAGCAACTTCCAGCACATGATTGAGATCTTCAGTGAGAACGTGGAGTTGGCGGTCAGCGGCTGGGCTCTCCTGTACAACGCCTTCCCTTGGATCGAATATTTGCCATTTGGAAAGCATCAAAAGCTGTTCCGCAATGCTGCAAAGGTGTATGACTTTCTGCAGGAGGCCATAAAGACATTCTCACACGGCAGGGTGCCTCACATGCCACGTCACTATGTTGATGCCTATTTGGATGAGTTGGAGCAAAGTGCAGGGAACCCCAATTCCTCTTATTCCCATGAGAACCTCATCTATTCAGTGGGTGAGCTCATCATCGCCGGCACAGAGACCACAACCAACACCCTGCGCTGGGCTATGCTGTACATGGCATTGTACCCTAATATCCAAG AGAGGGTGCACAGGGAGATTGACAGTGTGCTGTCCAATGGGAGGCCACCCTCATTGGGGGACAAGCATAAGATGCCCTACGTGGAGGCAGTTCTGCACGAGGTCCTTCGCTTCTGCAACATTGTGCCTCTTGGTATTTTCCGTGCCACCTCCCAGGACGCAGTAGTCAACGGGTACACCATCCCCAAAGGCACTATGGTGATCACAAACCTCTACTCAGTGCACTTTGATGAGAAGTACTGGAGCGATCCTGCCGTTTTCTCACCGGAGAGGTTTCTGGACAGCAGTGGGAACTTTGTGAGGCGTGAGGCCTTCCTTCCGTTCTCTCTAG GGAGGCGACACTGCGTGGGCGAACAGTTGGCCCGGATGGAGATGTTCCTGTTTTTCACCACAGTACTGCAGAGATTTCATCTCCAATTCCCTCCAGGAGCTGTTCCGACAGTCACTCCCAAACTAGGAATGACCTTACAGCCCAAACCTTACTCCATTTGTGCTGTCCGCAGGCAGCAGAAACTTTCCTGTGCTGGAGACACTCCTTATCACAAGTAG